In the genome of Pristis pectinata isolate sPriPec2 chromosome 10, sPriPec2.1.pri, whole genome shotgun sequence, one region contains:
- the wasf1 gene encoding actin-binding protein WASF1 isoform X2 — protein sequence MPLVKRNIEPRYLCHTVLPGNIRNELECVTNISLANVIRQLSSLSKYAEDIFGELFNEAHSFSFRVNSLQERVDRLSVSVTQLDPKEEELSLQDITMRKAFRSSTVQDQQLFDRKSLPIPLLETYSTCEKPPPLNILSAYRDDGKDGLKFYTNPSYFFDLWKEKMLQDTEDKRKERKQKKPIDRPREPDKMPRAPQDRRKVWEKQAPGLELAVDGDFPQKNRDNINGPPVYPEPRKEICIEHNEDHLDHLVQSTVPFRHVTEHPSGISDKLFVSRPHEPPPPPPVQTAVEMKPVLPAFSSNSDLMDHRLRSPATSKATVFVSPAVPPPPPPLPPPPPPLPVTMPGASVKATINSTPPLAPLVSQPVVSMPPATPLQIAPGVLHPAAPPVAPPLIKPSLPVSVTAPVVDMTTFPAQTNEGQGLPPPPPPPPPPPSGPRSFSPLGGPVPPPPGPPPPPSFGSRPPIPLVPPSSPSQAHPGSDAKRHPSSLPVISDARSVLLEAIRKGIQLRKVEEQREQEAKHEQVGNDVATILSRRIAVEYSDSEDDSEFDEVDWLE from the exons ATGCCATTAGTGAAAAGGAACATAGAGCCAAGATATTTGTGCCATACAGTGCTGCCAGGAAATATCCGTAATGAACTGGAATGTGTCACTAACATTTCTCTAGCAAATGTAATCCGACAGTTGAGCAGCCTCA GTAAATATGCAGAAGATATATTTGGAGAGCTCTTCAATGAGGCTCATAGCTTCTCCTTCAGGGTTAATTCTCTGCAGGAACGTGTCGACCGTCTTTCTGTTAGTGTCACCCAGCTGGATCCAAAAGAGGAAGAAT TGTCCCTTCAAGATATCACAATGAGGAAAGCCTTTCGAAGCTCCACAGTTCAAGACCAGCAACTGTTTGACCGTAAATCATTGCCCATTCCATTGCTGGAAACATACAGTACATGTGAGAAACCTCCACCTCTTAACATTCTTTCTGCATACAG AGATGATGGTAAAGATGGCTTAAAGTTCTACACAAATCCATCATATTTCtttgatctgtggaaagagaagatgcTTCAGGATACTGAAGAtaaaaggaaagagaggaaacaaaag AAACCAATAGATCGTCCTCGAGAACCTGACAAAATGCCTAGAGCACCTCAAGACAGGCGAAAAGTATGGGAAAAACAGGCACCAGGATTGGAACTTGCTGTTGATGGAGATTTTCCACAGAAAAACAGGGATAATATCAATGGACCACCAGTGTACCCTGAACCAAG gaaggaaatatgCATTGAACATAATGAGGACCATCTTGATCACCTTGTACAGTCGACAGTACCTTTTAGGCACGTTACTGAACATCCCAGTGGTATAAGTGACAAACTCTTTGTTTCAAGACCACATgagccacccccaccaccaccagtaCAGACAGCTGTTGAAATGAAGCCAGTGCTTCCAGCTTTTAG TTCTAATTCTGATTTGATGGATCATCGACTTAGATCTCCAGCAACAAGCAAGGCAACAGTTTTTGTGAGCCCTGCtgttccacctccccctcctccactgccgCCGCCACCACCACCTCTTCCTGTCACTATGCCAGGAGCTTCAGTCAAAGCTACCATCAACTCTACTCCTCCACTTGCTCCTCTGGTTTCTCAGCCTGTGGTATCAATGCCCCCAGCAACACCTCTTCAGATTGCCCCTGGAGTACTTCATCCAGCTGCTCCTCCTGTGGCTCCCCCATTAATAAAGCCTTCCCTTCCAGTTTCTGTAACAGCACCTGTCGTTGATATGACAACCTTTCCAGCTCAGACAAATGAAGGACAAgggcttcctcctcctcctccaccaccacccccacccccatctgggCCACGATCCTTTTCACCACTTGGAGGACCTGTCCCACCACCACCTggtccccctcctccaccatcctttGGTTCTAGACCTCCTATTCCCTTGGTcccaccatcatctccttcccaAGCACATCCAGGATCTGATGCCAAACGACATCCATCTTCCCTGCCAGTGATAAGTGATGCTAGGAGTGTTCTACTTGAAGCAATTCGCAAGG
- the wasf1 gene encoding actin-binding protein WASF1 isoform X1: MPLVKRNIEPRYLCHTVLPGNIRNELECVTNISLANVIRQLSSLSKYAEDIFGELFNEAHSFSFRVNSLQERVDRLSVSVTQLDPKEEELSLQDITMRKAFRSSTVQDQQLFDRKSLPIPLLETYSTCEKPPPLNILSAYRDDGKDGLKFYTNPSYFFDLWKEKMLQDTEDKRKERKQKQKPIDRPREPDKMPRAPQDRRKVWEKQAPGLELAVDGDFPQKNRDNINGPPVYPEPRKEICIEHNEDHLDHLVQSTVPFRHVTEHPSGISDKLFVSRPHEPPPPPPVQTAVEMKPVLPAFSSNSDLMDHRLRSPATSKATVFVSPAVPPPPPPLPPPPPPLPVTMPGASVKATINSTPPLAPLVSQPVVSMPPATPLQIAPGVLHPAAPPVAPPLIKPSLPVSVTAPVVDMTTFPAQTNEGQGLPPPPPPPPPPPSGPRSFSPLGGPVPPPPGPPPPPSFGSRPPIPLVPPSSPSQAHPGSDAKRHPSSLPVISDARSVLLEAIRKGIQLRKVEEQREQEAKHEQVGNDVATILSRRIAVEYSDSEDDSEFDEVDWLE; this comes from the exons ATGCCATTAGTGAAAAGGAACATAGAGCCAAGATATTTGTGCCATACAGTGCTGCCAGGAAATATCCGTAATGAACTGGAATGTGTCACTAACATTTCTCTAGCAAATGTAATCCGACAGTTGAGCAGCCTCA GTAAATATGCAGAAGATATATTTGGAGAGCTCTTCAATGAGGCTCATAGCTTCTCCTTCAGGGTTAATTCTCTGCAGGAACGTGTCGACCGTCTTTCTGTTAGTGTCACCCAGCTGGATCCAAAAGAGGAAGAAT TGTCCCTTCAAGATATCACAATGAGGAAAGCCTTTCGAAGCTCCACAGTTCAAGACCAGCAACTGTTTGACCGTAAATCATTGCCCATTCCATTGCTGGAAACATACAGTACATGTGAGAAACCTCCACCTCTTAACATTCTTTCTGCATACAG AGATGATGGTAAAGATGGCTTAAAGTTCTACACAAATCCATCATATTTCtttgatctgtggaaagagaagatgcTTCAGGATACTGAAGAtaaaaggaaagagaggaaacaaaag CAGAAACCAATAGATCGTCCTCGAGAACCTGACAAAATGCCTAGAGCACCTCAAGACAGGCGAAAAGTATGGGAAAAACAGGCACCAGGATTGGAACTTGCTGTTGATGGAGATTTTCCACAGAAAAACAGGGATAATATCAATGGACCACCAGTGTACCCTGAACCAAG gaaggaaatatgCATTGAACATAATGAGGACCATCTTGATCACCTTGTACAGTCGACAGTACCTTTTAGGCACGTTACTGAACATCCCAGTGGTATAAGTGACAAACTCTTTGTTTCAAGACCACATgagccacccccaccaccaccagtaCAGACAGCTGTTGAAATGAAGCCAGTGCTTCCAGCTTTTAG TTCTAATTCTGATTTGATGGATCATCGACTTAGATCTCCAGCAACAAGCAAGGCAACAGTTTTTGTGAGCCCTGCtgttccacctccccctcctccactgccgCCGCCACCACCACCTCTTCCTGTCACTATGCCAGGAGCTTCAGTCAAAGCTACCATCAACTCTACTCCTCCACTTGCTCCTCTGGTTTCTCAGCCTGTGGTATCAATGCCCCCAGCAACACCTCTTCAGATTGCCCCTGGAGTACTTCATCCAGCTGCTCCTCCTGTGGCTCCCCCATTAATAAAGCCTTCCCTTCCAGTTTCTGTAACAGCACCTGTCGTTGATATGACAACCTTTCCAGCTCAGACAAATGAAGGACAAgggcttcctcctcctcctccaccaccacccccacccccatctgggCCACGATCCTTTTCACCACTTGGAGGACCTGTCCCACCACCACCTggtccccctcctccaccatcctttGGTTCTAGACCTCCTATTCCCTTGGTcccaccatcatctccttcccaAGCACATCCAGGATCTGATGCCAAACGACATCCATCTTCCCTGCCAGTGATAAGTGATGCTAGGAGTGTTCTACTTGAAGCAATTCGCAAGG